One uncultured Alphaproteobacteria bacterium genomic region harbors:
- a CDS encoding Membrane protein — translation MNPFLIFLGLSIVIGLFGIHTRFGFWGNFFASILFTPAMGLLLLMASGRRAPGRE, via the coding sequence GTGAATCCGTTCCTCATTTTTCTGGGTCTCAGCATTGTCATCGGCCTGTTCGGCATCCACACGCGCTTCGGCTTCTGGGGGAACTTCTTTGCGAGCATTCTCTTCACGCCCGCGATGGGATTGCTGCTCCTCATGGCTTCGGGCCGCCGGGCGCCCGGACGCGAATAG
- a CDS encoding SPFH domain / Band 7 family protein — protein MTKLHASLKEMVRRNRFRLACAGLVATLLLAFLWPSIVISIRPGELGVLYSRFGGGTVKDRTYEEGLHLIAPWDIMYVYDVRVQEETQDIDVLTLDGLTIKVQVSLRSQIIRDNLPTLHQEIGPNYRAKVVIPIMNSAVRQTIGSYRPDDLYSTMRQKLQDQMLVDAIEEMGRIPILIQGFVVKSITLPAALSDAIAHKLVAEQEYLRYKYLLLEAQQEAKRKVIEGEGIQAYQGLVNKNMTADFLRYEGIKATRELAESHNAKVVVIGGRDGLPVILNTDPPPALSPKAAPPPAAKAQGKPASDAKTQDAPAPDAAASPADKAGWLPSGESIADFLRRLDTLALNPNRELPQAQ, from the coding sequence ATGACGAAGCTCCATGCAAGCCTGAAAGAGATGGTACGGCGGAACCGCTTCCGGCTGGCGTGCGCCGGTCTGGTCGCGACGCTCCTGCTGGCGTTCCTGTGGCCCAGCATCGTCATCTCCATCCGCCCCGGCGAACTCGGGGTGCTCTACTCGCGCTTCGGCGGCGGCACGGTGAAGGACCGGACCTACGAGGAAGGTCTTCATCTGATCGCGCCCTGGGACATCATGTACGTCTACGACGTGCGGGTGCAGGAGGAGACGCAGGATATCGACGTCCTGACGCTGGACGGGCTGACGATCAAGGTCCAGGTCTCCCTGCGCAGCCAGATCATCCGCGACAACCTGCCGACCCTGCACCAGGAGATCGGCCCCAACTACCGCGCCAAGGTCGTCATCCCGATCATGAATTCCGCGGTGCGCCAAACCATCGGCAGCTATCGGCCCGACGACCTGTACTCGACCATGCGGCAGAAGCTCCAGGACCAGATGCTGGTCGACGCGATCGAGGAGATGGGCCGCATCCCGATCTTGATCCAGGGCTTTGTGGTCAAGAGCATCACCCTTCCGGCCGCGTTGAGCGACGCGATCGCGCACAAGCTGGTCGCGGAGCAGGAGTACCTGCGTTACAAATACCTGCTCCTCGAAGCGCAGCAGGAAGCCAAACGCAAGGTCATCGAAGGCGAAGGCATCCAGGCCTATCAGGGGCTCGTCAACAAGAACATGACCGCGGACTTCCTCCGCTACGAAGGGATCAAGGCGACCAGGGAACTCGCGGAATCGCACAACGCCAAGGTCGTCGTCATCGGCGGCCGGGACGGTCTGCCGGTAATCCTCAACACCGATCCGCCGCCCGCCCTCTCGCCGAAGGCCGCGCCACCTCCCGCGGCGAAAGCGCAAGGCAAGCCCGCGTCCGACGCGAAGACGCAGGACGCCCCCGCACCCGATGCGGCGGCCTCCCCTGCCGACAAGGCCGGGTGGCTACCTTCGGGCGAAAGCATCGCGGATTTCCTCCGGCGGCTCGACACGCTCGCGCTGAATCCGAATCGTGAACTTCCCCAGGCGCAGTAG
- a CDS encoding conserved exported hypothetical protein (Evidence 4 : Homologs of previously reported genes of unknown function) produces MRRDLGILAAVLGIGLSATAAAKDLTGNSNIRIVRDLYERVLGTLPSGVNAAGNTAAIRDRLKCYEANHSYTQRIQVCNNAYVKRIVGLARETIHSRPNIGEFVLNVDKCPILYNLCMGQTEQDRERCVLFERQCIDYTLDVFWRGSAQYTQQTYRLDR; encoded by the coding sequence ATGAGGCGCGATCTCGGCATTCTCGCGGCGGTGCTCGGCATCGGTCTCTCCGCCACGGCGGCGGCCAAGGATCTGACCGGCAATTCCAACATCCGGATCGTCCGCGATCTGTACGAGCGGGTGCTCGGAACCCTGCCCTCGGGCGTGAACGCCGCAGGCAACACCGCCGCCATCCGCGACCGGCTGAAATGCTACGAAGCAAATCACAGCTATACCCAGCGCATTCAAGTCTGTAACAACGCATACGTCAAACGTATCGTCGGGTTGGCGCGCGAAACCATCCACTCCCGCCCAAATATCGGCGAGTTCGTTCTCAATGTCGATAAATGCCCGATCCTCTACAACCTTTGCATGGGGCAGACCGAACAGGACAGAGAACGCTGCGTTCTCTTTGAACGTCAGTGCATCGACTATACCCTCGATGTCTTCTGGCGCGGCTCCGCCCAATACACGCAACAAACCTACCGGTTAGATCGATGA
- a CDS encoding Cyclic peptide transporter family protein, with product MLHMTETHFLKLLRNQAGDEGPRLLAASLASGAAQGLAVFCVLQGLDELSGDGLKLHTFLAFLICLASFYFLFRYITGRSAQIALNGVMEWRMRIAAKLRGVSLVDYEQLDQARIHAALTDGREMVVEASRMLMAATANAVMIVLSCIKMASVSLTGTAGVFLFVGTGFWIFLRLINTVHRRMGPAMQADLRFGAGLRDLYEGLQQLKIHQPKTADLFRRQLIPDLANASEARNATERGHAFGISFFAMLNLLVLGLVLFLMPGWLDVDATDTATLLVLCMFCLSPLISLVTFVPLMTKVELSLQELAGVEAMIDAAAEPFEAAGAAARWQQPPPPVPAFSSLSLRDVRFDYHDRNGARVFGIRVDDFVLRKGELVFIRGGNGSGKSTFMKVLAGLYRPQAGEVRLNDAPLADVDIEAYRNIFTMVPTDYHLFSRPLGLRIAPEQLEATLRTVRIETKVRLLEDGSFSTLDLSAGQRKRLALACALLENRAVYLFDEVAADFDPAFRRYFYEDLLPGIVGRGATVLAISHDDRYFHVADRVLTMREGAFAEDADDNPERAA from the coding sequence ATGCTGCATATGACGGAAACGCATTTTCTCAAGCTGCTCCGGAACCAGGCCGGAGACGAGGGCCCGCGCCTCCTCGCCGCGAGCCTCGCCTCGGGCGCGGCGCAGGGTCTGGCGGTCTTCTGCGTTCTGCAGGGGCTGGACGAACTGTCCGGCGACGGCCTCAAGCTGCACACCTTTCTTGCGTTTTTGATTTGCCTGGCGTCGTTCTACTTCCTGTTCCGCTACATCACCGGCCGTTCCGCCCAGATCGCCCTGAATGGAGTGATGGAGTGGCGCATGCGCATTGCCGCCAAATTGCGCGGCGTCTCGCTGGTCGATTACGAGCAACTCGACCAGGCACGCATTCACGCGGCGCTGACGGATGGCCGCGAAATGGTCGTGGAAGCGTCGCGCATGCTGATGGCGGCGACCGCCAACGCCGTCATGATCGTTCTCTCCTGCATCAAGATGGCGAGCGTGTCCCTGACGGGAACCGCAGGCGTCTTTCTGTTCGTGGGGACCGGGTTCTGGATATTCCTGCGCCTGATCAACACCGTGCATCGCCGCATGGGGCCGGCCATGCAGGCCGACCTGCGCTTCGGCGCGGGGCTGCGCGACCTTTACGAAGGACTTCAGCAACTCAAGATCCATCAGCCGAAGACCGCCGACCTCTTCAGACGCCAACTGATTCCGGACCTCGCCAACGCCTCCGAGGCGCGCAACGCCACGGAACGCGGACATGCCTTCGGCATCTCGTTCTTCGCGATGCTCAACCTGCTGGTTCTCGGCCTCGTCCTCTTCCTCATGCCGGGGTGGCTGGACGTCGACGCCACCGATACCGCGACGCTGCTGGTGCTCTGCATGTTCTGCCTCAGTCCCTTGATCAGCCTCGTGACGTTCGTGCCGCTGATGACCAAGGTGGAGCTCAGCCTGCAGGAACTCGCCGGGGTGGAAGCGATGATCGACGCTGCGGCCGAACCCTTCGAGGCGGCGGGGGCAGCCGCCCGCTGGCAGCAGCCCCCGCCCCCGGTTCCGGCGTTTTCGTCGCTCTCGCTGCGGGATGTGCGGTTCGACTACCACGACCGGAACGGCGCGCGCGTCTTCGGCATCCGGGTCGACGACTTCGTACTCCGCAAAGGCGAACTGGTCTTCATCCGCGGCGGCAACGGCTCGGGAAAATCGACCTTCATGAAGGTTCTCGCCGGGCTCTACCGTCCGCAGGCGGGAGAGGTGCGGCTGAACGACGCGCCGCTCGCCGACGTCGACATCGAGGCCTACCGCAACATCTTCACCATGGTGCCGACGGACTACCACCTGTTCTCGCGCCCGCTCGGCCTCAGGATCGCCCCGGAGCAACTGGAAGCGACCCTGCGCACGGTTCGCATCGAAACGAAGGTGCGGCTGCTGGAGGACGGGTCGTTCTCGACCCTGGATTTGTCCGCGGGCCAGCGCAAGCGCCTGGCGCTCGCCTGCGCCCTTCTCGAAAACCGCGCGGTCTATCTGTTCGACGAGGTGGCGGCCGACTTCGATCCGGCGTTCCGGCGCTATTTCTACGAAGATCTCCTACCCGGCATCGTCGGCCGGGGCGCGACCGTCCTCGCGATCTCCCATGACGACCGCTACTTCCACGTGGCGGACCGGGTGCTGACGATGCGCGAAGGGGCATTCGCCGAAGACGCAGACGACAACCCGGAGCGGGCGGCATGA
- a CDS encoding conserved hypothetical protein (Evidence 4 : Homologs of previously reported genes of unknown function) — translation MTDTIPDNEADGVEGQTPGEAETCATARACPDEAAIAAIIRKRVYAAIGVGFVPLPLVDFLGLSAVQLDLIHELAKAYGVEFRKERVKSIVSSLCGGALTTASVPFAASLLKSIPVIGLTTGVATISIMGGATTYALGCVFDRHFRKGGSLVDFDAEEAKTYFKTKVEEGKDFVGKIRKKVKKDKSAAADEPAMTEQAAPTA, via the coding sequence ATGACCGACACTATTCCTGACAACGAGGCCGATGGCGTCGAGGGGCAGACCCCCGGCGAGGCCGAAACCTGCGCAACCGCTCGGGCATGCCCCGACGAAGCCGCGATCGCCGCGATCATCCGCAAGCGGGTCTACGCCGCGATCGGCGTCGGCTTCGTGCCTCTGCCGCTGGTGGATTTCCTCGGCCTCTCCGCCGTGCAGCTGGACCTGATCCACGAACTCGCCAAGGCGTACGGCGTGGAATTCCGCAAGGAGCGGGTCAAATCCATCGTTTCGTCGCTGTGCGGCGGTGCCCTGACCACCGCGAGCGTGCCGTTCGCCGCCTCGCTGCTCAAGAGCATTCCGGTGATCGGTCTGACCACCGGCGTGGCAACGATCAGCATCATGGGCGGCGCCACCACCTACGCCCTCGGCTGCGTCTTCGATCGCCACTTCCGCAAAGGCGGATCGCTCGTCGATTTCGACGCGGAAGAAGCCAAGACCTACTTCAAGACCAAGGTCGAAGAGGGCAAGGACTTCGTCGGCAAGATCCGCAAGAAGGTCAAGAAGGACAAATCCGCCGCGGCCGATGAACCGGCGATGACGGAACAGGCCGCGCCGACCGCCTGA
- a CDS encoding conserved exported hypothetical protein (Evidence 4 : Homologs of previously reported genes of unknown function), translating into MRRSFSAVLVLAAAAICAAVPGPFTPRVRAETGSEAPPKTAAYFEAGPYWEFALIQQNIVTALDRRGLAHRIAFPDRLHVSPGWDAAESDYRREARKLMDDPSVDVIVSMGTAATKALLAENNGRTPIMSVDVADPVGAGIVDPHTGLGAPNLTIQYIKDKWFKVFAMFHEAIPFRRMGIMYHDSAEGLSYSNVREAREVARERGFALVEYPLLDKAESAATCARGIDWLLARGIDAFYVSALNCFDWTQDSPQPLFDKLNARSIKTFARDGSIHVRRGALMGLSTLDYAPLGKFYADRMAAALGLLPPQADLEKSVYTPKIALNLVTANKLGIDFPMFLLISADELFDSTLADAHKARTAQ; encoded by the coding sequence ATGCGCAGGTCCTTCAGCGCGGTTCTGGTTCTTGCCGCGGCGGCGATCTGCGCCGCCGTGCCCGGACCGTTTACGCCGAGGGTCCGCGCCGAAACCGGAAGCGAAGCGCCCCCGAAGACCGCCGCCTATTTCGAGGCGGGACCGTACTGGGAATTCGCGCTGATCCAACAGAACATCGTCACGGCGCTCGATCGCCGCGGCCTCGCGCACCGCATCGCCTTTCCCGACCGTCTGCACGTCAGTCCGGGGTGGGACGCCGCCGAAAGCGACTACCGCCGGGAAGCCCGGAAGCTGATGGACGATCCGTCGGTGGACGTCATCGTCAGCATGGGCACGGCGGCGACCAAGGCGCTGCTGGCGGAAAACAACGGCCGGACCCCGATCATGTCGGTCGACGTCGCGGATCCGGTGGGCGCGGGCATCGTCGACCCGCACACCGGCCTCGGCGCGCCGAACCTGACGATCCAGTACATCAAGGACAAGTGGTTCAAGGTCTTCGCGATGTTCCACGAGGCGATCCCGTTCCGTCGGATGGGAATCATGTATCACGACAGCGCCGAGGGCCTCTCCTACTCCAACGTGCGCGAAGCCCGCGAAGTCGCCCGCGAGCGCGGTTTCGCCCTCGTCGAGTACCCACTTCTCGACAAGGCGGAAAGCGCCGCGACCTGTGCCCGGGGCATCGACTGGCTGCTCGCAAGGGGCATCGACGCGTTCTACGTGTCCGCGCTCAACTGCTTCGACTGGACGCAGGACTCTCCGCAGCCGCTGTTCGACAAACTCAACGCCCGGTCCATCAAGACCTTCGCCCGCGACGGCAGCATCCACGTCCGGCGCGGAGCGTTGATGGGCTTGTCCACGCTGGATTACGCGCCGCTGGGCAAGTTCTACGCCGACCGCATGGCGGCAGCTTTGGGACTTCTGCCGCCGCAGGCCGATTTGGAAAAGAGCGTCTACACGCCGAAGATTGCGCTCAACCTAGTGACCGCCAATAAACTCGGAATCGATTTCCCGATGTTTCTTCTGATTTCCGCCGACGAACTTTTTGACTCCACGCTTGCGGACGCCCATAAGGCACGCACGGCGCAATAA
- a CDS encoding Beta-lactamase family protein, which yields MSGLRALTWGLALLLPSVASATSLDLVTPADDFLKESGAPGVEVSVLERGKDRPQTLARGFACVENSVPMRADSVMKLGSVTKVFTGLRIRMLIEEGKLAEDAPLSRFVPEQVRGDEITVRHLLTHTSGLPEMLGLEPFASNMAHPWTPREIAAVIAKQPLDFAPGSAQRYSNSNYLMLGRIVEIVTGEPFDREIRQRIATPLGMRHLSMGDDETVVRKAACGYAGGKPGELKRPMMASLVPPMATGNLIGTSEDIVRLVNQGRVLRHNLIDSPPQGPWRLADGSPAVKPQHGPDQGLEFDQSLLEGMTLFRFDDRPLSLVGKAGMFPGFAAWFLYDPQTRTAVAVTTNLETKSMEAMRLGVRVLEAQRRAKAVR from the coding sequence ATGTCCGGATTGAGAGCGTTGACGTGGGGACTGGCGCTCCTGCTGCCGAGCGTCGCCTCGGCGACTTCGCTGGATCTCGTGACGCCGGCCGACGACTTTTTGAAGGAGTCCGGTGCGCCTGGGGTGGAGGTTTCCGTGCTCGAGCGCGGCAAGGACCGGCCGCAGACGCTCGCGCGCGGGTTCGCATGCGTGGAGAATTCCGTGCCGATGCGCGCGGATTCGGTGATGAAGCTGGGCTCGGTGACCAAGGTGTTCACCGGACTGCGCATCCGCATGCTGATCGAGGAGGGGAAGCTCGCGGAAGACGCGCCGTTGAGCCGCTTCGTTCCCGAGCAGGTGCGCGGCGACGAGATCACCGTCCGGCATCTTCTGACGCATACCTCGGGGCTGCCCGAGATGCTGGGTCTCGAACCCTTCGCCTCGAACATGGCGCATCCCTGGACGCCCCGGGAGATCGCGGCGGTGATTGCGAAGCAGCCGCTCGACTTCGCGCCGGGCAGCGCGCAGCGCTATTCGAACTCGAACTACCTGATGCTCGGGCGGATCGTCGAAATCGTGACCGGCGAACCGTTCGACCGCGAAATCCGGCAGAGGATCGCGACGCCCCTGGGGATGCGTCATCTGTCGATGGGGGACGACGAGACGGTGGTGCGCAAGGCCGCCTGCGGTTACGCGGGCGGCAAGCCCGGAGAGCTGAAACGGCCGATGATGGCGAGTCTGGTTCCGCCGATGGCGACCGGTAACCTGATCGGCACCTCGGAGGATATCGTTCGCCTCGTCAACCAGGGCCGGGTGTTGCGCCACAACCTCATCGATTCGCCGCCGCAAGGCCCGTGGCGGCTCGCCGACGGCAGTCCGGCCGTGAAGCCGCAGCATGGCCCGGATCAGGGTCTGGAGTTCGACCAGAGCCTGCTGGAAGGGATGACGCTCTTCCGTTTCGACGACCGGCCGCTCTCCCTCGTCGGCAAGGCCGGCATGTTTCCGGGTTTCGCGGCGTGGTTCCTTTACGATCCGCAGACCCGCACCGCGGTGGCGGTGACGACCAATCTGGAGACCAAGTCGATGGAGGCGATGCGGTTGGGGGTGCGGGTGCTGGAGGCGCAGCGCCGGGCGAAGGCGGTTCGCTGA
- the abgT gene encoding para-aminobenzoyl-glutamate transporter (Evidence 2a : Function of homologous gene experimentally demonstrated in an other organism; PubMedId : 2825131, 7567469, 9829935; Product type t : transporter) has product MSSTKDSLGSPSAETPSSEIVGRLLAAVERFGNKIPDTFTLFVWAICVLIGLSVALSLAGVSVINPITHAEVEARSLLSAEAFSWLTTSMIRNFVAFPPFGLIVVLAMGVGIAQRTKLLERVIQAMVMGIPRRGVTIMLCIICFFSHIASDVALLIMPAIGAIVFRAVGRHPLAGLCTAMAAVGSGYSANLIIVGLDVVMAGLTTSAAQIIDKQAHVSPVDNWYFTTTAVALLTIVVTLVTEKIVEPRLGVYEGAVEKTLEKADPRERRALAFTGLAALVLVGLVALAVIPETGILRNPETHGIIGSPFLKGIAALMFLLFAVTGITYGVFTGQIRSAKDAGKLATDTIRDMSGFIVLMFLIANFTAAIVWTNIGQVIATAGAALLQTLDMTGLAAQFLLMVVAAFLLIFIPSSSATWALLGPLFVPMFMMLGYTPAFTQLAMRVGMCSFIPVSPCNPFVPAAIRTGQEYDPSLGYGRYLSLLMPYVAASVLAWVLLFTAFYLLNLPIGPGITARMA; this is encoded by the coding sequence ATGTCCAGCACCAAGGATTCGCTCGGCAGTCCATCGGCCGAGACTCCGTCCTCCGAAATCGTCGGCAGGCTCCTCGCCGCCGTCGAGCGCTTCGGCAACAAGATCCCCGATACGTTTACGCTGTTCGTCTGGGCGATCTGCGTGCTGATCGGGCTGTCGGTGGCGCTTTCGCTCGCGGGCGTGAGCGTGATCAATCCCATCACCCATGCCGAGGTCGAGGCGCGCAGCCTGCTCAGCGCCGAGGCCTTCAGCTGGCTCACCACCAGCATGATCCGGAACTTCGTCGCGTTTCCGCCCTTCGGGCTGATCGTCGTTCTCGCCATGGGCGTGGGCATCGCGCAGCGCACCAAGCTGCTGGAGCGGGTGATCCAGGCGATGGTGATGGGGATTCCCCGCCGCGGCGTCACGATCATGCTCTGCATCATCTGCTTCTTCAGCCACATCGCTTCGGACGTCGCGCTGCTGATCATGCCCGCGATCGGGGCGATCGTGTTCCGCGCGGTCGGACGCCACCCGTTGGCGGGACTCTGCACCGCGATGGCGGCGGTCGGCAGCGGCTATTCGGCCAACCTGATCATCGTCGGCCTCGACGTGGTGATGGCCGGACTGACGACGTCGGCGGCGCAGATCATCGACAAGCAGGCGCACGTCAGCCCGGTCGACAACTGGTATTTCACCACCACCGCCGTGGCGCTGCTGACGATCGTGGTGACGCTGGTGACCGAAAAGATCGTCGAGCCGCGCCTCGGCGTCTACGAAGGAGCGGTCGAGAAGACCCTCGAAAAGGCCGATCCCCGCGAGCGGCGCGCGCTGGCGTTCACCGGCCTTGCCGCGCTCGTTCTCGTCGGGCTGGTCGCGCTGGCGGTGATTCCCGAGACCGGCATCCTTCGCAACCCCGAGACCCACGGCATCATCGGCTCGCCGTTCCTGAAGGGAATCGCCGCGTTGATGTTCCTGCTGTTCGCAGTTACCGGGATCACCTACGGCGTCTTCACCGGGCAGATCCGCAGCGCCAAGGATGCCGGAAAGCTCGCGACCGACACCATCCGCGATATGAGCGGTTTCATCGTGCTGATGTTCCTGATCGCCAACTTCACCGCCGCGATCGTGTGGACCAACATCGGCCAGGTGATCGCCACCGCCGGCGCGGCGTTGCTCCAGACTCTCGACATGACCGGGCTGGCGGCGCAGTTCCTGCTGATGGTGGTCGCCGCCTTCCTGCTGATCTTCATTCCCAGCAGCTCGGCCACCTGGGCGCTGCTGGGGCCGCTGTTCGTGCCGATGTTCATGATGCTGGGCTACACCCCCGCGTTCACCCAGCTCGCGATGCGCGTCGGCATGTGCAGCTTCATTCCCGTCTCGCCCTGCAACCCGTTCGTTCCCGCGGCCATCCGCACCGGGCAGGAATACGACCCGTCGCTCGGGTACGGGCGGTATCTCTCGCTGTTGATGCCCTACGTGGCGGCCTCGGTCCTGGCCTGGGTTCTGCTGTTCACCGCATTCTATCTGCTGAACCTGCCGATCGGACCCGGCATCACCGCGCGGATGGCCTGA
- the hipO gene encoding Hippurate hydrolase yields MTDWQDRFRTLAEEAAVVRRHLHAHPELAFEEFETAKFVAEKLAASGYEVRTGIGGTGVVGTLRAGGGSRTLGLRADMDALPIEEATGLPYASRTPGKMHACGHDGHTAMLLGAAAHLAATRNFDGTVHLIFQPAEEGKAGARRMMDDGLFEAFPCDAVYGLHNWPDLPVGRFNYRPGPMMASNDRITVRVLGKGAHGSAPHTGCDPIVAAASIVVMLQSVVGRNVDPLDAAVVSVTAVNAGSAFNIIPQSAEMKLSIRTLDPAVRTAVNARVRELIAAQAQALGCRAEIVAAPGPYPVLVNDAEATEAARDAARALFGADAVFELARPVLGSEDFAFMLEEQRGAYFLLGSGAPGAPAAALHNPAYDFNDAALLPGIAFWAGLVETLLAPSK; encoded by the coding sequence ATGACCGACTGGCAAGATCGTTTCCGCACCCTGGCCGAAGAGGCCGCCGTCGTCCGGCGTCATCTTCACGCGCACCCGGAACTGGCGTTCGAGGAATTCGAAACCGCGAAGTTCGTCGCCGAAAAGCTCGCCGCATCCGGCTACGAAGTGCGCACCGGCATCGGCGGAACCGGCGTCGTCGGCACCCTCCGCGCGGGCGGGGGAAGCCGCACCCTCGGCCTGCGCGCGGACATGGACGCCCTGCCGATCGAAGAGGCGACCGGCCTGCCCTACGCCAGCCGCACCCCCGGCAAGATGCACGCCTGCGGTCACGACGGCCACACCGCGATGCTGCTCGGGGCGGCGGCCCATCTCGCCGCGACGCGCAATTTCGACGGCACCGTGCACCTCATCTTCCAGCCCGCCGAAGAGGGCAAGGCGGGGGCCCGCAGGATGATGGACGACGGCCTGTTCGAGGCATTCCCGTGCGACGCCGTCTACGGCCTGCACAACTGGCCGGACCTGCCGGTCGGCCGGTTCAACTACCGGCCCGGCCCGATGATGGCGTCGAACGACCGGATCACCGTGCGGGTGCTGGGCAAGGGCGCGCACGGATCGGCCCCGCACACCGGCTGCGACCCGATCGTGGCCGCGGCGTCGATCGTGGTGATGCTGCAAAGCGTGGTCGGCCGGAACGTCGATCCGCTCGACGCCGCCGTGGTGTCCGTGACCGCCGTCAACGCCGGGTCCGCGTTCAACATCATTCCCCAGTCGGCGGAGATGAAACTCTCGATCCGCACGCTCGACCCGGCGGTCCGGACTGCGGTCAACGCGCGGGTGCGGGAGTTGATCGCGGCGCAGGCGCAGGCCCTCGGGTGCCGCGCCGAAATCGTGGCCGCGCCCGGCCCCTACCCGGTTCTCGTCAACGACGCCGAGGCGACCGAGGCCGCCCGCGACGCAGCGCGGGCGCTGTTCGGCGCGGACGCCGTCTTCGAACTGGCGCGGCCGGTTCTCGGCAGCGAGGACTTCGCCTTCATGCTCGAGGAACAGCGCGGCGCCTACTTCCTGTTGGGAAGCGGCGCCCCCGGCGCCCCCGCCGCGGCATTGCACAACCCCGCCTACGACTTCAACGACGCCGCCCTGCTGCCCGGGATCGCCTTCTGGGCGGGCCTCGTCGAAACCCTGCTGGCGCCGTCCAAGTAG
- a CDS encoding LysR family transcriptional regulator: MKLYQLRALDAVARLGGIRAAARDLGVTQPALTKALRELEAEAGLGLLERAHSGAVLSHAGQRLLLRSRAIFREFAYAEMELSQMRGETSGKVSIAISPLFARIVFPDAYTAFRREFPQIKIRVIESFISTTLPAIADGSLDFAVMLLAGTEVAANLLQEHWMDVDHRIVGRSGHPLAPKATLADLFRCDWLLTNAVETMGQLSLLGSIALQAALPLPRNIQEVPSAAMIEMLVAGSDALAIAPVFAGVSASPSLCPIDCDEVPPLVKSFGLVRRADTRLSPAAEGMRDAIRQAMRKLNLSAERRRRDDRRA; encoded by the coding sequence ATGAAGCTCTATCAACTCCGGGCGTTGGATGCCGTCGCGCGGCTCGGAGGCATCCGCGCCGCGGCCCGCGATCTCGGAGTCACCCAACCCGCGCTGACCAAGGCCTTGCGCGAACTCGAGGCGGAGGCGGGGCTGGGGCTGCTGGAGCGCGCGCATTCCGGCGCGGTTCTCAGCCATGCCGGTCAGCGGCTTCTCCTGCGGTCGCGGGCGATCTTCCGGGAGTTCGCCTACGCGGAGATGGAACTCAGCCAGATGCGGGGCGAGACCAGCGGGAAGGTCTCGATCGCGATTTCGCCGTTGTTCGCGCGGATCGTGTTTCCCGACGCCTACACCGCGTTCCGGCGCGAGTTCCCGCAGATCAAGATCCGCGTGATCGAGTCGTTCATCAGCACCACGCTTCCGGCGATCGCCGACGGCAGTCTCGACTTCGCGGTGATGCTGTTGGCCGGAACCGAGGTCGCCGCCAATCTGCTGCAGGAGCACTGGATGGACGTCGACCACCGCATCGTCGGCCGCAGCGGGCATCCGCTGGCGCCGAAGGCGACGCTGGCCGACCTGTTCCGGTGCGACTGGCTGCTGACGAACGCGGTCGAGACGATGGGGCAGCTCTCGCTGCTCGGGAGCATCGCCCTGCAGGCGGCTTTGCCCCTGCCGCGCAACATCCAGGAAGTGCCGTCGGCGGCGATGATCGAAATGCTGGTCGCGGGGAGCGACGCGCTTGCGATCGCGCCGGTGTTCGCGGGGGTTTCCGCGTCTCCCAGCCTCTGCCCGATCGACTGCGACGAGGTTCCTCCGCTGGTGAAGAGCTTCGGCCTGGTGCGGCGGGCGGATACGCGCCTCAGCCCCGCGGCGGAGGGGATGCGGGACGCGATCCGTCAGGCGATGCGCAAGCTGAATCTCTCCGCCGAGCGGCGCCGGCGGGACGATCGGCGGGCATAG
- a CDS encoding conserved exported hypothetical protein (Evidence 4 : Homologs of previously reported genes of unknown function): protein MTWLIVFGVMLAVVAAMAIGVMAGRRPLMGSCGGIALLGIDKEDCPVCGGKKENCKRNKGKEAEG from the coding sequence ATGACCTGGTTGATCGTATTCGGCGTGATGCTGGCGGTGGTCGCCGCCATGGCCATCGGCGTCATGGCCGGGCGCAGACCCCTGATGGGGTCGTGCGGCGGCATCGCCCTGCTCGGCATCGACAAGGAAGACTGCCCGGTCTGCGGCGGCAAGAAGGAAAACTGCAAGCGCAACAAGGGCAAGGAGGCGGAGGGCTGA